A single window of Limnothrix sp. FACHB-406 DNA harbors:
- a CDS encoding DnaJ C-terminal domain-containing protein: MAATDFKDYYAVLGLTKTASAEEIKKTYRRLARKYHPDLNPGDKQAEARFKEVNEAYEVLSDADKRQKYDRFGQYWQQADRAGQAWGGTGAGGAGFDDFEFGRYGSFDEFINELLGRFGGPGAAGTRSSSYNYRSGTGSNYSGNYNSSNFGGGFSGFGDVGGFGPQSAAGDREATLALSFGEAFNGTQKRLSLGAETITVRIPPGAKPGSKIRLKGKGQYDPYSRQRGDLYLKVSLNSHNFFQFEGDTLVCEIPIAPDEAVLGTKADVPTPDGLVTMNVPAGIKSGQTLRLRGKGWVEPSGKRGDLLVRVAVTLPSSPTAAERAAYEQVRAARSTDPRSHLRSVQL; this comes from the coding sequence ATGGCCGCGACAGATTTTAAGGATTACTATGCGGTGCTGGGTCTGACCAAAACCGCCAGTGCCGAGGAAATCAAGAAAACCTATCGACGGTTGGCGCGCAAATACCACCCGGACTTGAACCCAGGCGACAAACAGGCGGAGGCGCGGTTCAAGGAAGTGAACGAGGCCTATGAAGTCCTGTCCGATGCGGACAAGCGCCAAAAGTACGATCGCTTTGGTCAATATTGGCAACAGGCCGATCGCGCCGGTCAAGCCTGGGGAGGAACCGGGGCCGGGGGAGCCGGGTTTGATGATTTTGAGTTTGGCCGCTACGGCAGCTTTGATGAATTTATTAATGAGCTGCTGGGACGGTTTGGCGGGCCAGGGGCCGCCGGGACGCGATCGAGCAGCTACAACTATCGCAGCGGCACAGGCAGCAACTACAGCGGCAATTACAACAGCAGCAATTTTGGGGGTGGCTTCTCCGGCTTTGGGGATGTGGGCGGCTTTGGCCCCCAATCGGCCGCGGGCGATCGGGAAGCCACTTTGGCCCTGTCCTTTGGGGAAGCGTTTAATGGCACGCAAAAGCGCCTGAGCCTGGGAGCCGAAACCATCACCGTGCGCATTCCTCCCGGGGCCAAACCGGGCAGCAAAATTCGCCTCAAGGGCAAGGGGCAATACGACCCCTACAGCCGTCAACGGGGAGATCTGTACCTGAAGGTCAGCCTCAATAGCCACAACTTTTTTCAATTTGAGGGCGACACCTTGGTTTGCGAAATCCCGATCGCCCCAGATGAGGCGGTGTTGGGAACCAAGGCTGATGTGCCCACCCCCGATGGGTTGGTGACCATGAATGTGCCAGCGGGCATCAAGTCGGGTCAAACCCTGCGGTTGCGGGGCAAGGGTTGGGTTGAACCCAGCGGCAAGCGAGGGGATTTGTTGGTGCGGGTGGCGGTGACTTTGCCCAGTTCACCCACGGCGGCCGAGCGGGCCGCCTATGAACAGGTGCGGGCGGCGCGATCGACCGATCCCCGATCGCACCTGCGCTCTGTTCAGCTTTAA
- the hisH gene encoding imidazole glycerol phosphate synthase subunit HisH, whose amino-acid sequence MTTIAVVDYDMGNLHSACKGLTQAGVEPIVTDSATVIDRADAIVLPGVGSFDPAVQQLRDRGLEAPIRQAIAQGKPFLGICLGLQMLFETSSEGREPGLGIVPGSVRAFQPEPGITIPHMGWNQLTLTQPTSLLWQGLEPLPWAYFVHSYYVDPADPGAIAATTTHGSQTVTAAIHCEALGSGRPNVMAVQFHPEKSAAAGLRILANFATTVRSMVPC is encoded by the coding sequence ATGACAACGATTGCCGTGGTCGATTACGATATGGGCAACTTGCATTCCGCCTGCAAGGGGCTAACCCAGGCGGGAGTTGAGCCGATCGTGACTGACTCGGCAACGGTGATCGATCGCGCCGATGCGATCGTCCTGCCGGGAGTCGGGTCTTTTGATCCGGCGGTGCAGCAACTGCGCGATCGGGGATTGGAAGCGCCCATTCGCCAGGCGATCGCCCAAGGAAAGCCCTTCTTGGGCATTTGTTTGGGTTTGCAAATGCTGTTTGAAACCAGCAGCGAGGGCCGGGAACCGGGTCTGGGCATCGTGCCCGGCTCCGTGCGGGCTTTTCAGCCAGAACCAGGAATCACCATCCCCCACATGGGTTGGAATCAATTGACCCTCACCCAACCCACATCCCTTCTGTGGCAAGGGCTGGAGCCGTTGCCCTGGGCCTATTTTGTCCATTCCTACTATGTGGATCCGGCGGATCCAGGGGCGATCGCCGCCACGACCACCCACGGCAGCCAAACGGTGACGGCCGCCATTCACTGCGAAGCGCTCGGTTCCGGTCGGCCCAATGTGATGGCGGTGCAGTTTCACCCGGAAAAGTCAGCGGCGGCGGGCCTGCGGATTTTGGCGAACTTTGCCACCACGGTTCGATCGATGGTTCCCTGCTAG
- a CDS encoding peptidase C15, which produces MAQSPWLITSFQTWLPHQKSNASDDLLALLIEQRQLPPQVICLRQLPVDFDLAPERVIGAIEQHRPRKILLCGVAEGRSHLSLEAQASQGGSRLATGFHLPQLLAGTECSEISFDAGNFVCNALYYRVLQWLLLHRQLAKALFIHVPVVTLENQGKIAADFRQILHNLEHDRQV; this is translated from the coding sequence ATGGCGCAATCTCCCTGGCTGATCACCTCCTTTCAAACTTGGTTACCCCATCAGAAATCCAACGCCTCCGATGATTTGCTGGCTTTGCTGATCGAACAACGGCAACTGCCCCCGCAGGTGATTTGCTTGCGGCAATTACCCGTTGATTTTGATCTGGCTCCTGAGCGGGTGATTGGGGCGATCGAGCAACATCGTCCTCGGAAAATCCTGTTGTGTGGCGTGGCTGAGGGGCGATCACACCTCTCCCTCGAAGCTCAAGCTAGCCAAGGGGGCAGTCGGTTAGCAACGGGTTTTCATTTGCCGCAACTGTTGGCGGGCACTGAGTGTTCTGAAATTAGCTTTGATGCGGGAAATTTTGTTTGTAATGCGCTCTATTACCGAGTCTTGCAATGGCTGTTGCTCCACCGCCAATTAGCCAAGGCTCTGTTTATCCATGTGCCAGTTGTGACCCTTGAAAACCAAGGAAAAATCGCAGCGGATTTCCGTCAAATTTTGCACAACCTAGAGCACGATCGCCAAGTTTGA
- a CDS encoding ATP-binding cassette domain-containing protein, whose amino-acid sequence MDQVTNQVLGQPSSQTGAITIQNLNHYFGNGDLKKQVLHDINLIIQAGEIVLLTGPSGSGKTTLLTLLGGLRSAHEGSLKILGQEMCGASKEQLLKTRCNIGYIFQAHNLLSFLTARQNVRLSLELHDHYTDAECDQLVDEMLTAVGLGERLDYYPEQLSGGQKQRVAIARALVSSPKIVLADEPTAALDRKSGRDVVEILQRLAKERDCTILLVTHDNRILDIADRLLYMEDGRLVKDKTE is encoded by the coding sequence ATGGATCAGGTTACGAATCAAGTCCTTGGGCAACCATCTAGCCAAACCGGTGCCATTACGATTCAGAATTTGAATCACTATTTTGGCAATGGTGATCTCAAAAAACAGGTGCTTCATGACATTAACCTGATCATTCAAGCGGGTGAAATTGTGCTGCTGACGGGGCCATCTGGCTCTGGAAAAACCACCCTATTGACCTTGTTGGGAGGGTTGCGATCGGCCCATGAAGGAAGCTTGAAAATTTTGGGCCAAGAAATGTGTGGAGCCAGCAAAGAACAGCTCTTAAAAACTCGCTGCAACATTGGCTATATTTTCCAGGCCCACAATCTTTTGAGCTTTCTAACAGCTCGCCAAAATGTCCGCTTGTCCTTGGAATTACATGACCATTACACCGATGCGGAGTGCGATCAGCTGGTGGATGAAATGTTGACGGCGGTGGGCTTAGGCGAGCGATTGGACTATTATCCCGAGCAGCTTTCGGGGGGACAAAAACAGCGGGTGGCGATCGCCCGGGCCCTGGTGAGTTCTCCCAAAATTGTGTTGGCCGATGAGCCAACGGCTGCGCTCGATCGCAAGTCGGGGCGGGATGTGGTGGAAATTTTGCAACGCTTGGCCAAGGAGCGAGATTGCACCATTTTGTTGGTCACTCACGATAACCGAATTTTGGATATTGCCGATCGACTGCTGTATATGGAAGATGGGCGATTGGTGAAGGATAAGACTGAATAA
- the devC gene encoding ABC transporter permease DevC, which produces MPKKTPLSWLLLVRQKSRLIVATAGIAFADILMFMQLGFQSGLYDAAIKPHLNLDADLILINPQFRTLFSVKSFQRERLYQARALPEVKEVSSIYINTGQWRNPETRESRAILVWGVEPGKPSFKLPEVEQQLNQITLLKTVLFDQAGRPEYGTVADWLARSPHGLEVELSDRLLNVSGTFTLGASFAADGNTIVSDSTFLHLFPDRSASNIEVGLIQLQPGSDPVVMQQKLSAFLPKDVRVLTVEEFANVEKQYWAEGTGIGFIFGLGAIMGFIVGIVIVYQILYSDVSDHLSEFATMKAMGYSNAFLVRVLITEALILAVIGFLPSMVLAMGLYQITYSATLLPIFMRLDRAITVFVLTIAMCSASSVIAMQKLYQADPADIF; this is translated from the coding sequence ATGCCCAAAAAAACTCCCCTTTCTTGGCTATTATTGGTGCGCCAGAAAAGCCGCCTAATTGTGGCCACCGCTGGCATTGCTTTTGCAGATATTTTGATGTTCATGCAGTTGGGGTTCCAAAGTGGTCTATACGACGCAGCCATCAAACCCCACCTCAACCTTGATGCGGATTTAATCCTGATTAATCCTCAGTTTCGGACGCTTTTTTCTGTTAAGAGTTTCCAACGCGAACGGCTCTATCAAGCTCGCGCACTGCCCGAGGTGAAAGAGGTGAGTTCTATTTACATCAACACCGGCCAATGGCGCAATCCAGAAACCCGTGAAAGTCGCGCCATTTTGGTTTGGGGTGTGGAACCGGGAAAGCCCAGTTTCAAGCTGCCGGAAGTGGAACAGCAACTCAATCAAATCACCCTGCTGAAAACAGTTTTGTTTGACCAAGCGGGACGACCAGAATATGGCACGGTAGCCGATTGGTTAGCCCGATCGCCCCATGGTTTAGAAGTGGAGTTGAGTGATCGGCTCTTGAACGTCAGCGGTACTTTCACCCTGGGGGCCTCTTTTGCGGCAGATGGCAACACGATCGTCAGTGATTCCACCTTTTTGCATTTGTTTCCCGATCGCTCCGCCAGCAACATTGAAGTGGGGTTAATTCAACTGCAACCGGGTAGCGATCCGGTGGTGATGCAACAGAAACTGTCTGCCTTTTTGCCCAAAGATGTGCGAGTTTTGACCGTTGAAGAATTTGCCAACGTTGAAAAACAATATTGGGCTGAAGGAACCGGCATTGGTTTCATTTTTGGTCTTGGGGCCATCATGGGCTTCATTGTGGGCATCGTGATTGTTTATCAGATTCTCTATTCCGATGTGTCCGATCACCTATCGGAATTTGCCACCATGAAAGCCATGGGCTACAGCAACGCCTTCCTGGTGCGCGTTTTGATCACTGAAGCCTTGATTTTGGCAGTGATTGGCTTTTTGCCCAGCATGGTTTTGGCAATGGGTTTATATCAAATCACCTATTCCGCCACCCTCCTGCCAATTTTCATGCGGCTCGATCGCGCCATCACCGTTTTTGTGTTGACCATTGCCATGTGTAGCGCCTCCAGCGTGATTGCCATGCAAAAGCTTTATCAAGCGGATCCAGCGGATATTTTCTAA
- a CDS encoding HlyD family efflux transporter periplasmic adaptor subunit, which yields MIVKFRNFNTLALAASAAAASIALGAIGLSQWNRATAEQQAQSSTPGPVVRSGVTALGRLEPESEVVRLAAPLALDGDRVSELRVREGDQVRAGQVVALLASETVLAAEYNEANRQVQVAEARLAQVRAGAKTGDINSQRAAVNRVQAEWQGNTDAQRAQLSRLRAQWQGQLAQQSAAVRRLEAELANAQSEYRRYEALYQEGAESASRYDSKRLSVETLFRQLQEARAELNRLDRTGRQEVQEATAVLSRVERAGQQQWQEAKSTLSSVAEVRTVDVRTALAEVAAARAARDRAAAALERAYLRAPSDGQILKIHARAGEKIGDSGLLDLAQTDRMVAVAEVYQTDVGLVRVGQPATIVGQAVQGSLRGTVTQVGLQVLQQNVFSNQPGENLDRRVVEVRILLDPASTARVRSLTNLQVEVSIETDTGNAR from the coding sequence GTGATTGTAAAGTTCAGGAATTTCAACACGCTGGCTCTGGCGGCTAGCGCGGCGGCGGCAAGCATTGCCCTGGGGGCGATCGGGCTGTCGCAGTGGAACCGGGCAACGGCAGAGCAACAGGCCCAAAGCTCAACCCCGGGCCCGGTGGTGCGATCGGGCGTGACGGCCCTGGGGCGACTGGAGCCGGAGTCGGAGGTGGTGCGGTTGGCGGCTCCCTTGGCGCTGGATGGCGATCGGGTCAGTGAGTTGCGCGTGCGGGAAGGCGATCAGGTGCGGGCGGGGCAAGTGGTGGCCTTGTTGGCTTCGGAAACCGTGTTGGCCGCCGAATATAACGAAGCGAACCGCCAAGTGCAGGTGGCCGAAGCGCGCCTAGCCCAAGTGAGGGCCGGGGCCAAAACCGGTGACATCAACAGCCAGCGGGCCGCCGTGAACCGAGTGCAAGCAGAATGGCAAGGGAACACCGACGCTCAACGGGCCCAGCTCAGCCGGTTGCGGGCCCAGTGGCAAGGGCAGTTAGCCCAACAGTCGGCCGCCGTCCGTCGCCTGGAAGCGGAGTTAGCCAATGCCCAATCAGAATATCGGCGCTATGAGGCGCTTTATCAGGAAGGGGCGGAATCTGCCTCCCGGTACGATTCCAAGCGGCTGTCGGTGGAAACTTTGTTTCGGCAGCTTCAGGAAGCCCGGGCGGAACTGAACCGGCTCGATCGCACCGGTCGCCAGGAAGTGCAAGAGGCCACGGCGGTGCTGAGTCGGGTTGAGCGGGCGGGCCAACAACAATGGCAAGAGGCCAAGTCCACCCTCAGCAGCGTGGCGGAAGTGCGGACGGTGGATGTGCGCACGGCCTTGGCGGAAGTGGCGGCGGCCCGGGCCGCGCGCGATCGGGCGGCGGCGGCCCTGGAACGGGCTTATTTGCGGGCCCCCAGCGATGGGCAAATTTTGAAGATCCATGCCCGGGCAGGCGAAAAGATTGGTGATAGCGGCCTGCTTGACCTGGCCCAGACCGATCGAATGGTGGCCGTGGCGGAGGTTTACCAAACCGATGTGGGGCTGGTGCGCGTTGGCCAACCGGCAACTATTGTGGGCCAAGCTGTTCAGGGCAGCTTGCGCGGCACGGTGACCCAAGTGGGACTGCAAGTGTTGCAACAAAACGTGTTTAGCAATCAGCCGGGCGAAAACCTCGATCGGCGGGTGGTGGAAGTGCGCATTTTGCTCGATCCGGCCAGCACGGCCCGCGTGCGATCGCTCACCAATTTGCAAGTGGAAGTGAGCATCGAAACCGACACGGGCAACGCTCGCTAA
- a CDS encoding TetR/AcrR family transcriptional regulator — MPKIVDHESYRQELLSRCFALFAERGYHALTIREIAKGLGVSTGTLYHYFESKEDLFIQLMDYLSLEDTGEQVLSQLSHPLTLTERIVVVMNCVIDNEEYFRQQDLLIAEFCRHQGEVVRKHPLIQGAHDRYVQALADFLGIHDRPVLECFLAWVSGLLYRRMLLGEQLDLAEQAVLMSKMLAGYWEQTNRDCKVQEFQHAGSGG; from the coding sequence ATGCCCAAAATTGTTGATCACGAGAGCTATCGCCAAGAACTCCTGAGTCGTTGCTTTGCTTTGTTTGCCGAACGGGGCTACCACGCACTCACGATTCGGGAAATTGCCAAGGGACTCGGTGTTTCCACTGGAACCCTTTACCACTATTTCGAGAGCAAAGAAGACCTTTTCATCCAACTCATGGACTACCTGAGCTTGGAGGATACGGGAGAACAAGTGCTCAGTCAGTTGAGCCATCCGCTGACCCTGACCGAACGAATTGTGGTGGTGATGAATTGCGTGATTGACAACGAGGAATATTTTCGCCAGCAGGATCTGTTAATTGCGGAGTTTTGCCGCCATCAGGGGGAAGTGGTGCGCAAACATCCCTTGATTCAGGGGGCCCACGATCGCTATGTTCAGGCGCTGGCAGACTTTTTGGGAATTCACGATCGTCCGGTTTTGGAGTGTTTTTTGGCTTGGGTGAGTGGCTTGCTGTACCGCCGAATGCTTTTGGGTGAGCAGTTGGACTTGGCGGAACAGGCAGTTTTGATGTCCAAGATGCTAGCGGGCTACTGGGAGCAAACCAATCGTGATTGTAAAGTTCAGGAATTTCAACACGCTGGCTCTGGCGGCTAG